The [Bacillus] selenitireducens MLS10 genome includes a region encoding these proteins:
- a CDS encoding diacylglycerol/lipid kinase family protein, protein MKRYNRGLLIYHDHAGQNEKSITIAKMMKYLLPVINELTIRKAEEKSDLTTIIREKASEVDVLLIMGGDGTLNEALQALAELENRPDVSLLPEGTSNDFARTLHIPVDAEGAAQLLSSGKPKAVDIGRVNDRYFANFAGFGLVTEVSENIDPQLKAYIGPVSYMISALKTIQESARLFRYQWKSSRETAPQKGEAVMMMLLNGRSIGTTEIPFANESPDQGSMKLIIIKDTGIQLFQDLIEQRWKGESMITGEAVHIEPITECEIETETPMNVDTDGETVAQTPVRFTMFPGHIRFIVPEEDPS, encoded by the coding sequence GTGAAGCGCTATAACCGCGGTCTATTGATTTATCATGACCATGCCGGACAAAATGAAAAAAGCATTACCATCGCAAAAATGATGAAATACCTTCTTCCTGTAATTAATGAACTGACGATTCGAAAAGCAGAAGAAAAAAGCGACCTGACAACCATCATCAGAGAGAAAGCCTCTGAAGTTGATGTCCTTCTGATTATGGGCGGTGACGGCACATTGAATGAAGCGCTTCAGGCACTCGCCGAACTTGAAAACAGACCGGATGTTTCTCTTCTCCCTGAAGGCACTTCAAATGATTTTGCCAGAACGCTTCATATTCCGGTCGATGCAGAAGGAGCCGCACAGCTATTGTCATCAGGAAAACCAAAGGCTGTGGATATCGGACGGGTGAATGACAGGTATTTTGCCAATTTTGCAGGTTTCGGACTAGTAACGGAAGTCTCGGAGAACATAGATCCGCAACTGAAGGCATATATTGGGCCTGTCAGTTATATGATCAGTGCACTGAAGACGATCCAGGAATCTGCCCGGCTGTTTCGGTATCAATGGAAATCGAGCAGAGAAACAGCCCCTCAAAAAGGAGAGGCTGTCATGATGATGCTATTGAATGGACGGTCCATCGGAACGACCGAAATCCCTTTCGCCAATGAAAGCCCTGATCAGGGAAGCATGAAACTCATCATTATAAAAGATACCGGCATACAGCTTTTTCAGGATCTGATTGAGCAGAGGTGGAAGGGAGAATCCATGATCACAGGAGAGGCCGTTCACATTGAACCGATCACTGAATGTGAAATCGAGACAGAGACACCGATGAATGTGGATACAGACGGTGAAACCGTCGCTCAAACGCCTGTCAGATTCACGATGTTTCCCGGACACATCCGTTTCATCGTTCCAGAAGAAGACCCATCTTAA
- a CDS encoding Y-family DNA polymerase: MDHTDFPVQTTFCIDMKSFYASIACRKHGLDPLKACVAVVGAEDFDGSIVLAASPEMKRRFQIKTGNRRFEIPKHPDIRIIDAEMMNYLDVSVAITALLRRYFAPKDIFVYSVDEVFISFTPVHRHWHSPEEAACYIQRKIMRETGVPSVIGIGDNMLLSKLCLDLSAKKTSSGIGRWRYEDVEEKLWPHAARDMWGIGSRTGKRLRHMGVRTVGDISRAGEERLIREFGPAIGSQLYWHSLGVDLTRLAPEAPKGDISISNGQILMRDYSYEDVKVIILEMSEEVGRRTRQTGLMGRTVGLSVGYGRETGGGFNRSVSLPSATNATTVLYRAALDLLDRHMLCDLPARQVTVSLGNLEPDRYVQLTLLDEERISEKERQLGYIMDCIREKHGSNALLRAVSLTEAGTARHRNELTGGHRR; this comes from the coding sequence ATGGATCATACCGATTTCCCCGTGCAGACCACTTTTTGCATCGATATGAAATCGTTCTATGCCTCCATAGCGTGCCGTAAGCACGGTCTTGATCCCTTAAAAGCCTGCGTCGCAGTGGTTGGTGCTGAGGATTTTGACGGCAGTATTGTCCTTGCGGCTTCGCCGGAAATGAAACGGCGGTTTCAGATTAAAACGGGCAATCGCAGGTTTGAGATTCCGAAACACCCTGACATCCGCATTATCGACGCAGAAATGATGAACTACCTCGACGTTTCGGTCGCGATCACGGCCTTGTTAAGGCGCTATTTTGCCCCTAAGGACATTTTTGTTTACAGCGTGGATGAAGTCTTTATATCCTTTACTCCCGTTCACCGTCACTGGCACTCTCCTGAAGAAGCCGCCTGTTATATTCAACGCAAAATCATGAGAGAAACAGGAGTTCCGTCTGTCATCGGGATCGGCGATAATATGCTGCTCAGTAAGCTTTGTCTCGACCTCAGTGCGAAAAAGACGTCTTCCGGTATCGGACGGTGGCGATACGAAGACGTAGAGGAGAAACTTTGGCCGCACGCCGCCCGTGATATGTGGGGAATTGGAAGCAGAACCGGCAAACGCCTTCGCCACATGGGAGTTCGCACGGTAGGCGACATCAGCCGTGCGGGTGAAGAAAGGCTGATTCGGGAATTCGGACCGGCTATCGGTTCTCAGCTCTATTGGCACAGTCTCGGTGTTGATCTGACCCGCCTCGCTCCGGAAGCACCAAAAGGCGACATCAGTATCTCAAATGGACAGATCCTCATGCGGGATTACAGCTATGAGGATGTGAAAGTGATCATTCTTGAGATGAGTGAGGAAGTGGGCCGAAGAACGAGACAGACCGGATTAATGGGAAGAACCGTCGGACTCAGTGTCGGCTACGGCAGAGAGACCGGAGGCGGTTTTAACCGGTCTGTCTCCCTCCCGTCGGCAACGAACGCAACCACAGTGTTATACCGCGCAGCTCTGGACCTCCTTGATCGCCACATGCTATGCGATCTGCCCGCAAGGCAAGTGACAGTAAGTCTTGGAAACCTGGAACCGGACAGATATGTACAGCTTACGTTGCTCGATGAGGAACGCATTTCAGAAAAAGAGCGACAACTTGGCTATATTATGGACTGTATTCGGGAGAAGCATGGCTCCAATGCACTTCTGCGGGCTGTTTCCCTTACGGAGGCCGGGACGGCAAGACATCGCAATGAATTGACAGGCGGTCACCGGAGATAG
- a CDS encoding Lon protease family protein has product MTSMNGFKTKRKLNTDHLKARCQTDWIPFETTDDLKGDFHDMIGQERAEKAMAFGLGVKQAGYNLFVVGPTGTGRVTYTIQTVRRLAKERPVPSDWCYVYNFDDPDRPFLIPFPSGKGHVFRRDMETLLLDIEREIRTAFSTDEFEAEKRKRIDSFKSQVENAWRKIDSFANEKGIYVEKSPDGINTYPMSEGKALTNEAFMNLPEDKKDELLRADDQVEEQIQDTIQHIQKLEEDLRKSLHTFMQSTVSYAIEGLFRPLRESYKDRQRVLQYLDSYFDDVVDHFSLFFPENDQQEQLVTQLGGPKEKQFLRYTVNVFVNHRDRTSAPVVYETNPTFDNLFGRIEYQGQLGNMTTDFTKIKPGALHLANGGYLILQANELFQHPHAWSALKRVLQARKIQFEHPHENKGMFPSSGMKPQPVPLDIKIIIIGSYMIYDLLSQVDEDFDKLFNVKVEFDTHMDRSEDNALKMFHFIKYFCKEEGLLPFHKKAAARIVDYSSRMVSEQLKLTTRFQEITQILIEANYYASEELQDAVMDEHVVKAFYEKEKRVSHIPERYREMIHSGRIMIETEGFRTGQINGLAVLGSRDAVFGIPSKITAQTFAGKQGIVNIEREASLSGQFHEKGMLILTGFLSGLFAKNRPIPLSASITFEQSYALIDGDSASSTELYVLLSSLSGCPINQGIAVTGSVNQWGEIQPIGGVNEKIEGFFRICQQRGLNGQQGVIIPKQNVEQLMLHDDVIEAVNGQRFSVWAIEHIAEGLEILTDQPSGYDPLNPASPFPEGTIFARAERRFDEMYEETNSENESL; this is encoded by the coding sequence ATGACTTCGATGAACGGATTTAAAACTAAAAGAAAATTGAATACGGATCATTTAAAAGCACGTTGCCAAACCGATTGGATTCCTTTTGAAACTACTGATGATCTGAAGGGTGATTTTCATGACATGATTGGCCAGGAACGGGCAGAAAAAGCGATGGCCTTCGGTCTCGGGGTGAAACAGGCAGGCTACAACCTTTTTGTGGTGGGACCAACAGGTACAGGCAGGGTCACGTATACGATTCAGACCGTAAGACGCCTTGCAAAAGAACGTCCTGTTCCGAGCGATTGGTGTTATGTTTATAATTTTGATGATCCGGATCGCCCTTTTCTGATCCCGTTCCCATCCGGGAAGGGGCATGTCTTCAGAAGAGATATGGAAACGTTGCTTCTTGATATCGAAAGAGAAATCCGTACAGCGTTCTCAACAGACGAATTTGAGGCAGAAAAACGCAAAAGGATTGATTCGTTCAAATCTCAGGTTGAGAATGCTTGGAGAAAGATTGATTCGTTCGCAAATGAGAAAGGGATCTATGTCGAGAAATCACCTGACGGTATCAATACGTATCCGATGTCAGAAGGGAAAGCTCTGACAAATGAGGCATTTATGAATTTACCCGAGGATAAAAAAGATGAATTACTTCGTGCCGATGATCAGGTGGAAGAACAGATACAGGATACGATCCAGCATATTCAAAAGCTCGAAGAAGACCTCAGGAAGTCCCTCCATACGTTCATGCAATCAACAGTGTCTTATGCAATTGAAGGTTTATTCAGGCCCCTCCGTGAATCTTACAAGGACAGGCAGCGGGTTCTGCAGTATCTCGACAGTTATTTTGATGATGTGGTCGATCACTTCAGTCTATTTTTTCCTGAAAACGATCAGCAGGAACAGCTTGTCACGCAACTTGGCGGACCGAAAGAAAAGCAGTTTCTTCGCTATACGGTCAACGTGTTCGTTAACCATCGGGATCGAACCAGTGCACCGGTTGTTTATGAAACCAACCCGACTTTTGATAACTTATTTGGTCGCATTGAGTATCAGGGACAGCTTGGTAATATGACGACAGACTTCACTAAAATAAAACCGGGGGCACTTCATCTTGCCAATGGCGGATATTTGATTCTGCAGGCTAATGAGCTGTTTCAGCACCCTCATGCATGGTCTGCGTTGAAACGGGTCTTACAGGCACGGAAAATTCAGTTTGAACATCCGCATGAAAACAAGGGCATGTTTCCATCATCGGGCATGAAGCCACAGCCGGTTCCCCTTGATATAAAAATCATTATTATCGGATCGTATATGATCTATGACCTCCTTTCTCAAGTTGATGAGGACTTTGATAAACTCTTCAACGTGAAGGTGGAATTTGACACGCATATGGATCGATCAGAGGACAATGCATTAAAGATGTTTCATTTTATTAAATATTTTTGCAAAGAAGAAGGATTGTTGCCGTTTCACAAAAAGGCGGCTGCACGAATTGTCGACTACAGCTCACGCATGGTGAGTGAACAGTTAAAGTTGACGACTCGCTTTCAGGAAATTACCCAAATTTTAATAGAAGCCAATTATTATGCTTCTGAGGAATTACAGGATGCGGTGATGGATGAGCATGTCGTCAAAGCTTTTTATGAGAAGGAGAAAAGGGTGAGTCATATCCCGGAGCGGTATCGTGAGATGATTCATTCAGGACGGATCATGATTGAAACAGAAGGTTTTCGAACCGGCCAGATTAATGGGCTCGCTGTATTGGGATCGCGGGATGCGGTTTTCGGTATTCCTTCAAAGATAACTGCCCAGACGTTTGCCGGCAAGCAGGGGATCGTGAACATCGAAAGAGAAGCCTCTCTCAGTGGTCAATTTCATGAGAAAGGCATGCTCATTTTGACAGGATTTCTTTCTGGTCTTTTTGCCAAAAATCGTCCTATCCCGCTTTCTGCGAGCATTACTTTTGAGCAAAGCTACGCGCTGATTGATGGTGACAGTGCTTCTTCTACAGAATTATATGTCCTTCTGTCTTCTCTGTCAGGCTGTCCGATCAACCAGGGAATTGCTGTTACCGGTTCAGTGAATCAGTGGGGAGAGATACAGCCGATTGGCGGCGTTAACGAAAAAATAGAAGGCTTTTTCCGTATATGTCAGCAACGTGGACTAAACGGGCAACAGGGCGTCATCATCCCAAAACAAAATGTCGAACAGCTGATGCTTCATGACGACGTTATTGAAGCAGTGAACGGACAACGTTTTTCTGTTTGGGCCATTGAACATATCGCGGAAGGCTTGGAGATTTTGACCGATCAGCCATCCGGTTACGATCCGCTCAATCCTGCATCTCCGTTTCCGGAAGGGACGATCTTTGCCCGGGCTGAGCGACGATTTGATGAAATGTATGAGGAAACGAACAGTGAGAACGAATCATTATGA
- a CDS encoding flagellar assembly protein A has protein sequence MGSWEFEGRTYEDALNKAVMETGLKEDQMTVEVMKEPDGGFFSLKRKKFLIRVTPVEVMGESDLSKLYDWMESFDVPSERANQSLESELTGKAWIKSGELLFSSDDVSQPTVVIPEELVMYINGEPISGSVLLQNGDHIRFDLPTVKKESVWTIKVDESSQQVVLTVEPGKLLVPFLEDHKPVETLPVSVGYFDQPDNELTEEDIYSELSTLGIVFGIDDRAIERACRSLERGEFVIAEGKRPVDGQDAELSMDVELDQRRFVNTEDNEGNIDFKDSLQIPAVREGDRLGQVIEETEGIDGVSVRGDVLKAADGVPIDIKSSEDVRLSEDLSMYALVAGRPQVEKSGNIYRIVIAPKHTHKGDLSAKDGHIRFAGDVEVTGFVMDGMKVSAEGTVFIHKGTLHSQVYARESVIIGKNVINSTIVAGKNSVILQSLSEFLGRFMNDFDAFVKALHQLKEVPEFRAYFDDQSKVGSLVQKVKESRFPEIEENGLNLVSFITENRERLESDWLHFVHSLERYFLSFRLQKHYSLDALEDIHTKGQELLEICRSPGSQQADISLHYAMNSKLEASHDVRVIGKGLTHSDVLSGGHVSSDGKITGGKIKSVTMDLHTVGSPSGVKTVLQADDAGFIRATQVFPDVLLRIGNRQHFFDREESMIYARLDEDGELHLH, from the coding sequence ATGGGATCTTGGGAGTTCGAAGGACGAACTTATGAAGATGCGTTAAATAAAGCGGTTATGGAAACGGGGCTGAAAGAAGATCAAATGACGGTAGAAGTGATGAAAGAACCGGATGGCGGTTTCTTTTCATTGAAACGTAAAAAATTTCTGATTCGAGTGACACCCGTGGAAGTCATGGGTGAATCCGATTTATCCAAATTATACGACTGGATGGAATCGTTTGACGTTCCTTCTGAGCGTGCAAATCAGTCATTGGAGAGTGAACTGACAGGTAAGGCATGGATTAAATCCGGTGAACTTCTTTTTTCCTCAGACGACGTGAGCCAACCCACTGTGGTTATTCCCGAAGAGCTCGTGATGTATATCAATGGTGAACCGATTTCCGGCAGCGTATTGTTGCAGAATGGGGATCATATCCGGTTTGATTTGCCCACGGTCAAAAAAGAGTCCGTCTGGACAATTAAAGTTGACGAGTCATCACAACAAGTTGTACTGACAGTCGAACCCGGTAAACTTTTGGTTCCGTTTCTTGAGGATCACAAGCCCGTTGAGACATTGCCCGTTTCAGTCGGTTATTTTGATCAGCCTGATAATGAACTGACTGAGGAAGACATATACAGTGAGTTGTCCACTCTCGGCATTGTCTTTGGCATTGATGATCGGGCGATTGAACGTGCTTGTCGCTCGCTTGAAAGGGGAGAGTTTGTCATAGCCGAGGGAAAGCGTCCCGTCGATGGACAGGATGCCGAGCTGTCTATGGATGTTGAATTGGATCAACGAAGATTCGTGAACACGGAGGATAATGAAGGCAATATCGATTTCAAAGATTCATTACAGATCCCGGCTGTTCGTGAGGGAGATCGATTGGGTCAGGTTATTGAAGAGACAGAGGGGATTGATGGTGTCAGTGTCAGAGGCGACGTCCTCAAAGCTGCAGATGGGGTTCCGATTGATATTAAAAGCAGTGAAGATGTACGCCTCTCTGAAGATCTCAGTATGTATGCACTTGTTGCCGGTCGTCCTCAGGTTGAAAAATCGGGAAACATCTACAGAATTGTCATTGCGCCCAAACACACGCATAAAGGGGATCTCTCAGCGAAAGACGGACACATCCGGTTTGCCGGCGATGTTGAAGTCACCGGATTCGTGATGGACGGCATGAAAGTCTCTGCCGAAGGGACGGTTTTTATTCATAAAGGAACCCTTCACAGTCAGGTATACGCGCGCGAATCTGTCATTATTGGCAAGAACGTCATCAACTCCACAATCGTGGCTGGAAAAAACAGTGTGATTCTTCAATCACTGTCCGAATTTTTAGGACGTTTCATGAACGATTTCGATGCATTTGTGAAGGCTCTTCACCAGTTAAAAGAAGTTCCTGAATTCAGGGCTTATTTTGATGACCAGTCAAAAGTCGGTTCTCTCGTTCAAAAAGTAAAAGAAAGCCGCTTTCCTGAAATTGAGGAGAACGGTCTGAACCTTGTTTCATTTATTACGGAGAACCGGGAACGTCTTGAATCTGATTGGTTGCATTTTGTTCATTCTCTCGAACGGTATTTCCTCAGCTTCCGACTTCAGAAGCATTATTCACTTGATGCCCTTGAGGATATTCATACAAAAGGGCAGGAGCTGCTGGAAATTTGCCGATCTCCAGGAAGTCAGCAGGCCGATATCTCCTTGCACTATGCCATGAACAGCAAACTCGAAGCCAGCCACGACGTCCGTGTGATTGGCAAAGGACTTACCCACTCAGATGTTCTGTCCGGAGGGCACGTCTCCTCGGACGGAAAGATAACAGGAGGGAAGATCAAATCCGTCACGATGGATTTGCATACCGTTGGTTCACCTTCAGGGGTCAAGACGGTTTTACAGGCAGATGATGCAGGCTTTATCAGAGCCACTCAGGTTTTTCCGGATGTATTATTACGAATTGGCAATCGCCAGCACTTTTTCGACAGGGAAGAATCCATGATTTATGCTCGTCTCGACGAGGATGGGGAATTACACCTGCATTAA
- a CDS encoding diguanylate cyclase, producing the protein MTPDNLPSSEKGAGTDYQQETILIIDNCFDEIEIIKKSLEEDDFTVLAAPNQLRGMELMYEAKPQLIIIDESFTEGDKGKKFLSYVTRHLEAHHGFLIILSGAVDAASLINAFHQNIHDLVEKPVDPLLIKELIQNRLRYKRRIDKAVLVDELTGTFNRTYMKTKLHEMIAWYKRTEDPGSVAILDIDHFKKVNDRYGHATGDQVLKTFADIMREETRESDIVCRYGGEEFVVLLPNTCPEDAETVIERVRKHVESTPHDSGEGIFHVTFSTGITFISSGDADPEQLVHQADQALYQAKNDGRNRIRHFDTAMSANSQFETTVNLLIVEDAELIRKMIRDYFIKYENEFSWKLHIETFKDGDDFLNREWYTDGEKYVILLDAIMPGTDGFDTLKIIRQDYPTDSIVVSMLTGLTDGNYVIEALKLGADDYLLKPLDMKEVTKRTRRLIERLLKV; encoded by the coding sequence ATGACACCAGACAACCTGCCTTCTTCTGAGAAAGGAGCCGGAACAGATTATCAGCAGGAAACGATTCTGATTATCGACAACTGCTTTGATGAAATCGAGATCATCAAAAAATCCCTTGAAGAAGACGATTTCACTGTACTTGCAGCACCCAATCAGCTGCGGGGTATGGAGTTAATGTATGAAGCAAAACCACAGCTTATCATCATTGACGAATCATTTACTGAAGGAGACAAAGGAAAAAAGTTTCTTTCCTATGTAACCAGACATCTTGAGGCACACCACGGATTTTTGATTATCCTAAGCGGTGCAGTCGATGCAGCGTCGCTCATCAATGCATTTCACCAGAACATTCATGATCTGGTGGAAAAGCCCGTCGACCCTCTGCTCATTAAAGAACTCATACAGAATAGACTTCGTTATAAAAGGCGTATTGATAAGGCTGTTCTGGTCGATGAGTTAACCGGCACGTTTAACAGAACGTATATGAAGACAAAGCTGCATGAAATGATCGCCTGGTATAAACGGACAGAGGATCCAGGAAGTGTAGCGATCCTTGATATTGATCATTTTAAAAAAGTGAACGATCGATATGGACATGCAACAGGAGATCAGGTCCTGAAAACATTCGCAGACATTATGCGAGAGGAGACGCGCGAATCGGATATTGTGTGCCGCTACGGCGGCGAGGAATTCGTTGTGTTGCTTCCGAATACCTGCCCGGAGGATGCAGAAACGGTCATTGAACGGGTGCGTAAACATGTGGAAAGTACCCCTCATGACAGTGGTGAAGGTATTTTCCATGTTACTTTCTCTACAGGTATTACGTTTATTTCGTCCGGTGATGCGGACCCTGAACAACTGGTTCATCAGGCCGATCAGGCGCTTTATCAGGCGAAGAATGATGGCAGAAATCGCATCCGTCACTTTGATACTGCAATGAGTGCCAACAGTCAATTTGAAACGACAGTGAATCTTCTGATCGTCGAGGACGCTGAATTAATCAGAAAAATGATCAGGGATTATTTCATTAAATATGAGAATGAATTTTCCTGGAAGTTGCATATTGAAACGTTTAAAGATGGGGATGATTTTCTGAATAGGGAGTGGTATACAGATGGTGAAAAGTATGTCATTCTTCTCGATGCAATTATGCCAGGCACAGATGGATTTGACACGTTAAAAATCATCCGCCAAGACTATCCCACGGACAGTATTGTCGTTTCCATGCTGACGGGATTAACCGACGGTAATTATGTGATTGAGGCGCTGAAACTAGGAGCAGATGACTATCTGCTAAAGCCGCTGGACATGAAGGAAGTGACTAAGCGGACAAGAAGGCTGATTGAACGTCTGTTAAAAGTATAA
- the trpB gene encoding tryptophan synthase subunit beta, which translates to MKDTETVKEGYFGDFGGSFVPPALQEVLDRLDQAFQSFKHDDAFNREYKECLKEFVGRENPLTYARHLTEAFGGPKVYLKREDLNHTGSHKINNVIGQILVAKYMGAHRIIAETGAGQHGVATATACAMFGMDCLIYMGELDMKRQSLNVFRMELLGAEVVPVSAGQGRLKDAVDAALGDLVENYDHTFYLLGSAVGPHPYPTMVKHFQAISSEESKRQIMEKEGRLPAAVFAVTGGGSNAIGAFAHYIDEKNVRLIGVEPEEAATMSKGTPAVIHGFKCLVLQDEEGNPLPTYSIAAGLDYPGIGPEHSFLKTSGRAEYYTISKEEVLEAFKLLSRKEGILPALESAHAVAMAQKLAGEFSPDEPVIINISGRGDKDVEQVFEMLKT; encoded by the coding sequence ATGAAGGACACAGAGACAGTTAAAGAAGGGTATTTTGGTGATTTTGGCGGGAGCTTTGTTCCACCTGCGCTTCAGGAGGTACTCGACAGACTCGATCAGGCTTTTCAATCATTCAAACATGATGATGCCTTTAATCGTGAATACAAAGAATGCCTTAAGGAATTTGTCGGGAGGGAGAATCCTCTGACGTATGCAAGGCATTTAACGGAAGCATTCGGCGGCCCTAAAGTTTATTTGAAGCGTGAAGACCTGAATCACACCGGTTCACATAAAATTAATAATGTCATCGGTCAAATTCTTGTCGCCAAATATATGGGTGCTCACCGGATCATTGCAGAAACCGGAGCAGGTCAGCATGGTGTCGCCACGGCGACGGCATGTGCGATGTTTGGCATGGACTGCTTGATTTACATGGGTGAACTCGATATGAAGCGGCAATCACTGAATGTGTTCAGGATGGAGCTTTTGGGAGCTGAGGTCGTACCTGTCAGTGCCGGCCAAGGACGTTTAAAAGATGCGGTTGATGCAGCGCTTGGCGACCTAGTTGAGAATTATGATCATACGTTTTATCTTCTCGGTTCTGCGGTTGGTCCTCATCCGTATCCGACGATGGTAAAACATTTTCAGGCCATCAGCAGTGAGGAGTCGAAACGGCAGATTATGGAGAAAGAAGGCAGACTTCCTGCGGCTGTATTCGCTGTCACTGGTGGCGGGAGCAATGCCATCGGAGCATTTGCCCATTATATCGATGAGAAAAATGTGCGGCTGATTGGGGTCGAGCCGGAAGAAGCTGCCACTATGTCCAAAGGCACTCCTGCGGTAATCCACGGGTTTAAATGTCTCGTTCTGCAGGATGAGGAGGGAAATCCCTTGCCGACCTATTCGATCGCCGCGGGACTTGATTACCCCGGTATCGGACCGGAGCACAGTTTTTTGAAAACAAGTGGACGTGCTGAATATTATACAATCTCAAAAGAAGAGGTCCTTGAGGCGTTTAAACTCCTTTCAAGAAAAGAGGGGATTCTCCCTGCGCTTGAGAGTGCTCACGCTGTGGCAATGGCACAAAAACTCGCCGGAGAATTTTCACCCGATGAGCCGGTTATTATCAACATTTCCGGCCGCGGCGATAAAGATGTGGAACAGGTTTTTGAAATGCTGAAAACGTAA
- a CDS encoding BCCT family transporter — MGRRSKILTTFASSAKTPVFIISLIFSITFVILGFSLPNFETYVDNTFAWIVEYLGWTFILGGSAFVIVVIFLIISPIGEIRLGGDREKPEYSTMAWFSMLFSAGMGIGLLFWGVSEPINHYDWPAMGEGGTEAALHMAMQYSFFHWGVHPWAIYAIVAGSLAYFTYRKGLPMLLSSTLEPIIGVERINGKTGNLVNIIAAISTLFGISTSLGFGVMQISAGMELTFGIPDGEMLWVSIIVVVTLMAILSTTSGIGRGIKWLSQINLSVAGLLLLFVLILGPTLFILNLFTHSSGAYFQNLISMSFGLDAAGEGTEGWYDAWTIFYWAWWISWAPFVGTFIARVSRGRTIRSFAAGVMLVPTLLSMFWFSVFGGAALYNEHFTGGTILSDVMENEAMGFFSMLQTFPFSGVLVVIAMLSLTAFFVTSSDSGTYVIGMLTSQGNPNPPLLLRITWGTIEGAFAAVLVLAGGLQALQTSAVVGGFPFMIIMFLMVFALLKALFEEYNKQSLPSERTRIFAALSDLERERKIEGDVFNDTPLSDEELEEIEQKELEELEKEYRE; from the coding sequence ATGGGTAGACGTTCGAAGATTTTAACAACATTTGCATCATCTGCAAAAACACCGGTCTTTATCATTTCACTTATCTTTTCAATCACATTTGTTATTCTGGGCTTTTCACTGCCTAATTTCGAGACATATGTAGACAATACATTTGCATGGATAGTGGAATATCTGGGCTGGACATTTATTTTGGGAGGCAGTGCGTTTGTAATCGTGGTCATTTTCCTGATTATAAGCCCAATTGGTGAAATTCGCCTGGGCGGCGATCGGGAAAAACCGGAATATTCAACAATGGCTTGGTTCTCCATGCTTTTCAGTGCCGGTATGGGGATTGGCCTCTTGTTCTGGGGGGTCTCAGAACCGATCAACCATTATGACTGGCCTGCAATGGGAGAAGGAGGAACCGAAGCCGCATTACATATGGCCATGCAATATTCCTTCTTTCACTGGGGAGTGCATCCATGGGCCATCTATGCGATTGTAGCTGGATCACTCGCCTACTTCACCTATCGCAAGGGCCTGCCGATGCTGTTGAGTTCGACACTGGAACCGATCATCGGGGTTGAACGAATTAATGGGAAAACCGGTAACCTTGTTAATATCATTGCCGCAATTTCCACATTGTTTGGTATCTCAACTTCACTTGGTTTCGGCGTTATGCAGATCAGTGCAGGTATGGAACTGACCTTCGGCATTCCCGATGGCGAAATGCTTTGGGTTTCAATTATCGTTGTTGTGACACTGATGGCAATTCTTTCGACAACATCAGGTATTGGCCGGGGAATTAAGTGGCTGAGTCAGATTAACCTGTCTGTTGCCGGATTATTGTTACTGTTTGTACTGATTCTTGGACCGACGTTATTTATTCTAAATTTATTCACGCATTCTTCAGGTGCTTATTTTCAAAACCTGATTTCGATGTCATTCGGACTTGATGCCGCAGGAGAAGGAACAGAAGGCTGGTATGATGCATGGACCATCTTCTACTGGGCATGGTGGATTTCCTGGGCACCATTCGTAGGAACGTTCATTGCGAGGGTTTCCCGAGGTCGAACCATCCGAAGTTTCGCGGCAGGCGTCATGCTGGTACCTACACTGTTAAGTATGTTCTGGTTCAGCGTTTTTGGCGGTGCTGCCCTGTATAATGAACATTTTACAGGTGGGACGATTCTATCCGATGTAATGGAAAACGAAGCAATGGGCTTCTTCTCAATGCTGCAAACCTTCCCGTTCTCTGGCGTTTTGGTGGTCATTGCAATGCTTTCCCTGACGGCATTTTTTGTCACATCTTCCGACTCCGGGACGTATGTTATCGGCATGCTAACATCACAGGGGAACCCGAACCCGCCTTTATTATTAAGAATTACATGGGGCACAATTGAAGGTGCATTTGCCGCCGTACTGGTTCTTGCAGGTGGCCTGCAGGCCTTACAGACATCCGCGGTTGTTGGCGGATTCCCTTTCATGATCATCATGTTCTTAATGGTATTCGCTTTACTGAAAGCTTTGTTTGAGGAGTATAACAAGCAATCTCTTCCATCTGAACGTACTCGAATCTTCGCAGCGCTCTCCGACCTCGAGCGTGAGCGTAAAATTGAAGGGGATGTCTTTAATGACACGCCTTTGAGTGACGAAGAGCTTGAAGAAATTGAACAGAAAGAACTCGAGGAACTTGAAAAAGAATACCGCGAATAA